The DNA window CTCGGCGATCAGACGGGGCAGATGAAGCAGGGCCCGCTGCCCGGCGCCTTCCGCGCCGCCGGGAACATGCGCCGCGAGCTGCGCTCGGGAGTGACCACGGCGCGGATCATGGGCGAGGAACACTACCTGGATGTGGAACTGCGGCGGGCGATCGAGGCCGGACTCGTGCCCGGTCCGCGGCTGCTGTGCAGCGGGGTCCATCTCACCGCCTCCCACGGCCACGGCCGGGCGCTGACCGTCACCGACGGCGCGGAGGCGGTACGCCGGCGCGTCCGCGAGAACGTCGCCGCGGGGTGCGAGTGGATCAAGCTCTTCATCACCGGCGGGGTGAGCAGCGTCGGCGCCGCGCTCGAGGCCTACACCTACACGCGCGAGGAGATCCGCGCCGCCTGCGAGGAGGCGCACCGCGCCGGACGGCGGGTTGCGGCCCATGCCCACGGCGGACCCGGCGTGCGGGTCGCCCTCGAGGAAGGCGTCGATACCATCGAGCACGGGGCGCTGCTCTCCGACGAAGACGTCGAGCGGCTGAAGGATCTCGGGCGCTTCCTCGTCTGCACCTTCGCCATTCTCTACCACCCCGACGGGATCGAGCGCTCGGACCGGCACAACCCGGCGATCTGGGAGAAGGTGGTCGCCCTTCGCGATCAGGAGGCGGTGCGGTTCCGCCGGATCCTGGCCTCGGGGGTCCGCTACGCCGTGGGCACGGACAGCATGCACGGGCTGCTGTGGTTCGAGATGGCCACCCTGGTGCGCTTCGGGGCGGATCCGATGGAGGCGGTCCTGGCCGCCACCTCCCGGGCGGCCGAGGCCTGCGCCGTGGCGGACCGCGTGGGCACTCTGGCGCCGGGCAAACTCGCGGACGTCGTCGTCGTGGACGGTGATCCCCTGACCGAGATCGAGGCGATGGGCCGCGTCCGGTTCGTGATGAAGGCCGGCCGGCGGTACGAGCACCTGTCCGAAGAATGATCCCCGTCATCGGGAGGTGAAGCGTGAGCACACCGACGGTCTGGAAGGATCCGCAGGAGCAGGCGGTTCTGGCCACGGTGTCCCTGGACGCGCCGTGGGCGCTGGTCGAGAAGTTCAGCACGCTGGTGCGCGATTCGGGAGGCAAGGGGGAGCGCAGGGCCATCGAGTACATCATGAAACGGCTGTCGCGGTGGGGTGTGCCCCACACCCTGCACGAGCCCGAGTCGCTGGTCAGCATCCCCAAGAAGGCGAAGCTGGAGGTGGTGTCTCCCGAGGCGCGGGCCCTTGCGGCCAAGACGCCGTCGATGTCTTTGTCCACCGATGGGCGCGCGCGGCGCGGTCTTTTGGTCTACGTCCCGCCTCAACCCGGCGGCGCCATCATCGGGCTCTTCGAGCCCCAGCGGGACATCGCGCAGGATGTGGCCGGCAGGATCGTCCTCACCGACGGCTATCCCTCTCCGGCCAAGGTCATCGAGTTCCAGGAGAAGGGGGCGATGGGGGCCGTCTTCATCAGCCCCGGGGAGCGCATCCACGAGGGCATCTGCACCAGCATCTGGGGCTCGCCGGATCTGGACACGATCCGGCGCAAGCCGCGGATCCCCGTGGTGGCGATCAACAAGACCGAAGGCGCCTGGCTGCGCGGGCTGGTCCAGGCCGGGCCGGTCAAGATCCGCCTGTCCACGAAGCTGGACGAGGGCTGGCGTCCGATCCCGGTGCTCGTGGCGGAGATCCCTGGGCGCGACGAACCCGAGAAGTTCGTCCTGCTGCACGGCCACATCGACTCCTGGCACGAAGGCGTCGGGGACAACGCCACCGGCGACGCCACGCTGCTGGAGGCGGCCCGGGTGCTGTGGGCGCACCGCGACCTGCTCCGCCGCAGCGTGCGGATCGCCTGGTGGTCGGGCCACTCCCACGGACGCTACGCCGGCTCGACCTGGTACGCCGACACCTACGCCCTAGACCTCGACGAGAACTGCATCGTCCACATCAACTGCGACTCTCCGGGATGCCGCTGGGCCTCGGTGTACGAAGACGTCTTCTGGATGAGCGAGGCGGAAGCCATCGCCCGGGAGGTGATCCGGGACGTCA is part of the Armatimonadota bacterium genome and encodes:
- a CDS encoding amidohydrolase family protein, yielding MTVAVHGHQLIDGTGAPPVPDGAVLIEGDRISAVGRISSLRLPAGTEVIEAGGTVLPGLVNAHTHCSIIPALGDQTGQMKQGPLPGAFRAAGNMRRELRSGVTTARIMGEEHYLDVELRRAIEAGLVPGPRLLCSGVHLTASHGHGRALTVTDGAEAVRRRVRENVAAGCEWIKLFITGGVSSVGAALEAYTYTREEIRAACEEAHRAGRRVAAHAHGGPGVRVALEEGVDTIEHGALLSDEDVERLKDLGRFLVCTFAILYHPDGIERSDRHNPAIWEKVVALRDQEAVRFRRILASGVRYAVGTDSMHGLLWFEMATLVRFGADPMEAVLAATSRAAEACAVADRVGTLAPGKLADVVVVDGDPLTEIEAMGRVRFVMKAGRRYEHLSEE
- a CDS encoding M28 family peptidase yields the protein MSTPTVWKDPQEQAVLATVSLDAPWALVEKFSTLVRDSGGKGERRAIEYIMKRLSRWGVPHTLHEPESLVSIPKKAKLEVVSPEARALAAKTPSMSLSTDGRARRGLLVYVPPQPGGAIIGLFEPQRDIAQDVAGRIVLTDGYPSPAKVIEFQEKGAMGAVFISPGERIHEGICTSIWGSPDLDTIRRKPRIPVVAINKTEGAWLRGLVQAGPVKIRLSTKLDEGWRPIPVLVAEIPGRDEPEKFVLLHGHIDSWHEGVGDNATGDATLLEAARVLWAHRDLLRRSVRIAWWSGHSHGRYAGSTWYADTYALDLDENCIVHINCDSPGCRWASVYEDVFWMSEAEAIAREVIRDVTGQEAAGGRPLRAGDKSFSNIGISTFYMLSSTMPQALVQEKGYYPVGGCGGNIAWHTEDDRLEIADRDNLLRDMKVYVAAAFRAANSPLYPLDFRATAAEFGRTLARYQEAAGAHFDFSPAIAEVEALADHLGRFYDTLAALAGRPLTDPQVRRANDVLRRLGRVLVPINYTRAGRFRHDPAVNIPALPDLEPALRLAQAPPGGDLYRLTRIHLTRGQNRVVAALREARRLLQEARL